TAATGTCAAAAGGCACTTTGAAATATATCTCTGTTTCTACAGACCAACTAAAGGTAAATACGATTCTTGATTTTGACATATTTATTCAAACAAGTAGCAAGATCATCCTGTTCCGTAAGAGAGACCTTCCATTTACAGAAGAGACACTACAGAATCTTTCCGATAACAATGTAAAAACAATATTTGTTTCAGAAGAAGACAGGGAAAAAATTGAAAATTATTACGATTCAACCAGGAACAATGGTAGCCAGAAATTGTCAAAAGAAGGCTTTGCGGCGCCATTTAATGATCCGAAAATGGTTGAGAAATACTTTGAAACCTATGTTAATTACTACCCTATTGAAAATGAAAATTTACTGCCGGGTACGAGAATTAATTTTAAAGTTTTCAAGAAATCAAATATTGATACCGAAATTTACATTGATCCAGATAATGAGGGCAATTTATCAAATATAGTACCACAAGATATCCATGATATAAAATGCGCCATTGCAATCCACAAAGAGGACATACCACTATACAAAGAATATATAAATACACTCGCATTAGAACTCACTAAAAAGAATGATAATTCTTCAGAACTGCATTTTAGTATTTTACGTGAAAATTCTAAATTTATTATCAAAGATATTCTAGAAGACCCAAGGAGTGGAGAAACTATTGAAAAAGCAGGTGATCTTGTCGAAACGTTAACAGGCACAATCCTGGAAAACCAGAATAACTTTTCCAGCCTGCTAAAGATTACTACACATGATTATTACACGTATACACATTCGTTAAATGTCTGTAGCCTGAGTATTGGATTGGGAACAGAATTAAAATTAAAAAGAGACCCGGACCTCCTGGAACTTGGATTAGGAGCCCTGTTACACGACATCGGTAAGTGCTCTATAGACCTGCGTATTCTGAACAAACCCGGCAAATTGACAGAAAATGAGTTCAAGAAGATACAGGGCCATGTCATTGCCGGAAAAGAGATGCTAAAAAACAACAGTACAAAAATACCGAAAAATTCTCTTTACGCAATACTCCAACATCATGAAAAATTTACAGGTAAAGGATATCCGTATAATTTAAAAGACGATCAGATCCATTTATATGGGAGAATTGGAGCAATTGTTGATTTCTACGATGCATTAACCACTAAACGTCCATACAAAAATGCATTATCTCCGTTTGAAGCTTTTAAACTTCTCAGCAAATTCCAAGATGATTATGATAAGAAATTAATTAAAGAATTTATTGTCATGTTGGGAAAGCAAGGAAATTTAAAAACACACGAAAAGGCATGAATAAAAAAATAAGTTAGCCAAGATACAACAATAAACCGGAAAGTAACTCCTTTACATTAAATTCAGTACCATTCAGAAATTTTCATCCCATAAAGTCCTTATTAAAAATCATTACTTCTTTTACATACTGACCGGTTAGTCAGTATGTAAAATTAAACAAGTCGAGAAAATCAATAAGTAGATCAGCTACTGACCAGACGCGTTTTAGCTACACCTTTACCTGATTTTAGTAAGTCTATAAAGTTGTCCAATACTTCAGTATCAAAAAACCCTTTCATCTTTGCTTTCATTATCATACATGCATCATCTGATGTACAGGCTTTTGCGTATGGTCTGTCAGAAGTAATGGCACAATATACATCAATAATACGGGAAATTCTACCATAAAGACTAATCTCGTTTTCTTTAAGTCCATGAGGATAACCACTGCCGTTAAAATTTTCATGATGAAGCAGAGCAAGCATGTAAGACTCTGGAGATACCTGTCCGGTCTCCTGTAACATTTGAAACCCTATCTCTGAGTGTTTTTTTATAATATTATATTCATCACTATTCAATTTTGAGGGCTTGTTAATTATCAAAGAATCAACGCTTCTCATGCCAATATCCTGTAGTAACAGACCCAACGCAAACTCACCTGTCTCTTCAATATTCAAACCTATATGATGTGCAAAAACAAGACTCATCAAAGTAACATTTATGGAATGTCCGTATAAATAAATGTCATATCCCTTTGTATTACTCAAACCAATATAGTCCTTTCCAGAACTCCTAACAAGCCCCATTGCACTCTCTATCCATTGCTTAGCCCTTTCTATATTACATACTTCTTCAGGTATAGCAGTTAAATCGCTGATAATATTAACTGCGACGTTCTGAATAACATCAAACTTTTCTTTCGAACAGGCACTATCATTCTGCACAATTTTTTCCATATTAGTTTCCATAAAACGCAAATATTGTTTTCTACCGTTTTTTGGAACAAAAAGTTTATTAATATTTTTCCTTATAAACTCTTCTCTTTTTTCGTTAATAAATAATCTATCCCCACCCTTCCAATACAACACATAATTATTTTCACCGTTGAGACTATTTTTCAGATATAATTCACTTTTATTAAAAGGACCTATCTTAAGACTTTTTAACGTAACCGGTAGAAATTTTTCTGTTTTATTATAATAATCATTATCAAGCTGCTGGACAATTGAAAGCCCTTTAGTCTTACCTATTAGAGTTGCATTTCTGATAGCTATTGCTGAATAACGTGAGAGAATCCTAAGGAGGCCTAGATCTCTTTCATTAAAAGCCCTACCATCTGATTTTTCATTAACATTCAAAACACCTATAACTTTTCCACTGATTATTAAAGGAACAGACATAAATGACTTACTCGAATATCTTGCATTGTTTCTCTTTGCAAATCTTGTATCAGTCTCTATGTTCTTAACAATAACATTCACTCCTTTCAAAGCAACCCACCCTGATATCCCATCGCCTACTTTTACTCTACACTCTTGCTCAATGTCCTCGGTTAGATGGTTTGAGTACTTTATACGAAGGGTGTCTCCCTCTATTAACATTAAAGAGGAGTATTTTACCTTCACTAAGGATGTGGTTAATTTATTAATCAACTTAAACAATTTTTCAAATTTAAACACTGAAGTTAAAGCTATGCCAATTGCCTCTTCATTTACTTCTACTTTGTTATCAACTACTCTACTATCAAAATATGTATTATTAATTTCAATACTATCCGATATCTTACCTTTGCCACTTCGTGTTGTATTATCTAGCATTGTTAACATTGTGATCACCCCTTTCTACTTATTACAAAATTATCTTTAAATCTTTAGTATTCTTTTTTATGTATTCCTGTAGACTTTTCAAAGCAATTAGTTTTGCTATTTGCCGGTTTTTACAAATATTATAAGCTTCTTCATTAAAAATTGTCACCAGATCTGCTAATGCAATATTCTCTTTACTGCCTTTACTGCAACCTGTTCCAGCGTCTACTTTGTGATGCATAACCAAGCTTCTTCTTTTTAATTTCTTCATCTTATACCTACCAATAATATACGTACATAGATAAACGAATTAACCCGTTAAATATACACTCAAGTACAAGCATGAATAATTTTGTCCAATAAGGTTGTATACTTGTATCAAAAGTGTTTCATTTTCTCTGTACTTATCTTACGCAACCATTGTGCCTATTTTCATTATTAATAATATTATTTTCGAGGTAACACATAAGATACGTAAATAGAGTAGTTTATGCCTTGGAAATAATTTATCTTATACATTATGATGTTCCCTAACAGATATATGTTTGTTAAATAATTCCATCTTTTTCTTACATATTGTTAATTTTTTTCCCTATAGCCTATAATGCGGTAAGTACAAAATCTGACAGGACGGCGCTTTTTAGAGACAATACCCAGTAATTCACCTGCCCCACCAGCATTTTACAAAGAGGTACTCAGATTAGGTTAGATTTGGTAGAGTTGATTGAACTAGCAGTTAAAACTACACCGAGGATTCATCTTCAGTCAGTAGATGCGAGTATTACATCTTTCAGACAATAAACAAAAAAAACATCTGTGCCACACAGAAACTTTATAAAACTGAAGTACTTCTGTCAATTGTCACATAATACATCTCTTTAAATCTCTGTATCCAACATTATTCCACAATTGGTATCAAAATCATCATCTGCTTTTTCTTGCAAAGTTGTTTCATTCTCTTCATTGACCTGGTTATCTTCCCTACTTTGCATTTCCTTGTCATTATCAGATATGAGCTTTGAAAAGTCATCTTTCTTTTCTTTTTTACCTTTATTATTATCCGCTTTGCCTTTTGGATTTAGTTTTTTTATTGACGGAACATAACGAATTGACTGAATACTATCATCCATGACTGTTACCCGACAAATCTGTCAAATCCTGGACCCTATTTAATCTTTTCAGCTACTTCAATAAATACCACTGTAATAGACAAGAGTTCATCAACCTATTTATTGATCATGGTATCTTTTAAACCTTCCACTCGGCTAAACAGTCAGCTGGACAAAAATTATTCTGGCAGAATTTGCAAAGTAAATTTTTCTTATAAACTATAATATAGCTATTTTATACTGAGGACTGTACCTCTCGATCAGGCTTTGACTTATGTGCCTTGGCCCTGATTGACATCAATGCTCTATGGTGTAATTGTGACACTCTAGACTCTGACAAATTCATTACTTGTGCTATTTCTCTTAAAAGCATGTCCTCATAATAATATAAAGTAATAACCAGTTTTTCTTTCGGACGAAGCTCCATAATAGCGCGTTCTAATATCTCTTGCTCTTCCATTAATTCCAAATTACTTAAAGGTCCACTGCTGTTATTGTCCTTTATAATCTCATTAACCTTTACTTTAGAATCATCATCGTTACCAAAACTAATATCCTCAAGATAGAGCATGGAACACATATTTATATCTGCCAGCATCTTATCCAGCTCACTACAACTAATACCCATTGCTTCAGCAATTTCTTCAGAAAGGGGAGTTCTATTTAATTCTTGTTCCAGGGTGTTATAAGTTTCTTTGATTAAATTATCCTTCTCTCTTACTGAACGAGGTACCCAATCCTGTAAACGTAGATAATCTAAAACTGCTCCTCTGATCCTGTGAAAAGCATACGTTTTAAATTTTACATTTTTAGTAGTATCGAACCTTTCTGCAGCCTCTATTAAACCCAGAATTCCGGATTCAAACAAATCTTCCTGATCAATATGTGAAGGCAGATAAATCATAAACTTTCCAACCACATACTTTACAAGAGGTAGATAGTCCATAACAAACTTATCACGTTTCTCTTTAGAGACATTTTTGTGCATCTTTTGTTCTCTCTGTTTTACATCAATTTTTGTTTGCATAAAAGTTTCCTCACAAACTATTTTCATTTATAGTAACGACAATCAATATACGAGCGACTGACTACTTCAATTAAAACTTTAAAAACAATAATATTTATT
The window above is part of the Candidatus Scalindua japonica genome. Proteins encoded here:
- a CDS encoding HD-GYP domain-containing protein, giving the protein MSKGTLKYISVSTDQLKVNTILDFDIFIQTSSKIILFRKRDLPFTEETLQNLSDNNVKTIFVSEEDREKIENYYDSTRNNGSQKLSKEGFAAPFNDPKMVEKYFETYVNYYPIENENLLPGTRINFKVFKKSNIDTEIYIDPDNEGNLSNIVPQDIHDIKCAIAIHKEDIPLYKEYINTLALELTKKNDNSSELHFSILRENSKFIIKDILEDPRSGETIEKAGDLVETLTGTILENQNNFSSLLKITTHDYYTYTHSLNVCSLSIGLGTELKLKRDPDLLELGLGALLHDIGKCSIDLRILNKPGKLTENEFKKIQGHVIAGKEMLKNNSTKIPKNSLYAILQHHEKFTGKGYPYNLKDDQIHLYGRIGAIVDFYDALTTKRPYKNALSPFEAFKLLSKFQDDYDKKLIKEFIVMLGKQGNLKTHEKA
- a CDS encoding HD domain-containing phosphohydrolase: MLTMLDNTTRSGKGKISDSIEINNTYFDSRVVDNKVEVNEEAIGIALTSVFKFEKLFKLINKLTTSLVKVKYSSLMLIEGDTLRIKYSNHLTEDIEQECRVKVGDGISGWVALKGVNVIVKNIETDTRFAKRNNARYSSKSFMSVPLIISGKVIGVLNVNEKSDGRAFNERDLGLLRILSRYSAIAIRNATLIGKTKGLSIVQQLDNDYYNKTEKFLPVTLKSLKIGPFNKSELYLKNSLNGENNYVLYWKGGDRLFINEKREEFIRKNINKLFVPKNGRKQYLRFMETNMEKIVQNDSACSKEKFDVIQNVAVNIISDLTAIPEEVCNIERAKQWIESAMGLVRSSGKDYIGLSNTKGYDIYLYGHSINVTLMSLVFAHHIGLNIEETGEFALGLLLQDIGMRSVDSLIINKPSKLNSDEYNIIKKHSEIGFQMLQETGQVSPESYMLALLHHENFNGSGYPHGLKENEISLYGRISRIIDVYCAITSDRPYAKACTSDDACMIMKAKMKGFFDTEVLDNFIDLLKSGKGVAKTRLVSS
- a CDS encoding sigma-70 family RNA polymerase sigma factor, with translation MQTKIDVKQREQKMHKNVSKEKRDKFVMDYLPLVKYVVGKFMIYLPSHIDQEDLFESGILGLIEAAERFDTTKNVKFKTYAFHRIRGAVLDYLRLQDWVPRSVREKDNLIKETYNTLEQELNRTPLSEEIAEAMGISCSELDKMLADINMCSMLYLEDISFGNDDDSKVKVNEIIKDNNSSGPLSNLELMEEQEILERAIMELRPKEKLVITLYYYEDMLLREIAQVMNLSESRVSQLHHRALMSIRAKAHKSKPDREVQSSV